In Erpetoichthys calabaricus chromosome 4, fErpCal1.3, whole genome shotgun sequence, one genomic interval encodes:
- the LOC114644572 gene encoding olfactory receptor 10A4-like: MRKITHRGIEINHIYQKMNGSKATLLTDFEIVGFPGLQDYKPALFAGFLTLFLVTLIANLLILILVALDQRLHVPMYFFLWNLSLLDILISIAIIPKLLAVLLGYSGTISLSACFGQMYFIISIGATENCLVAAMAYDRYVAVVKPLHYNVIINLKTCLVIAAIVWILGFLIPASSVTLASFLPYCASNRILHCFCDYPAVVSLACADITDHANGALGVAMLAIYVPFVFVLWSYFRIVLSVLKLKTAESRAKAFSMCSSHLIVVLLYYSSTAIVYIGLRINNISYDGRIFIGGLNYFLIPMVNPMIYSLRNEKMKEAAKKYMKFQFLISKKPKNGINSIR; encoded by the coding sequence ATCAATCACATCTACCAGAAAATGAATGGCTCCAAAGCCACATTACTCACAGACTTTGAGATTGTGGGATTTCCCGGCCTTCAGGACTACAAGCCGGCTCTCTTTGCTGGATTTCTCACCCTCTTTTTAGTAACACTCATAGCAAATCTTCTCATTCTCATTTTGGTGGCACTGGACCAAAGGCTTCACGTGCCCATGTACTTTTTTCTCTGGAATTTGTCATTGCTAGACATTTTAATATCAATTGCAATAATCCCTAAACTGTTAGCAGTTCTTTTGGGATACAGTGGCACAATTTCTTTGTCTGCATGTTTTGgtcaaatgtatttcatcataTCTATTGGGGCAACGGAGAATTGCCTGGTGGCAGCGATGGCATATGATCGATATGTTGCAGTAGTGAAACCGCTACATTACAACGTAATTATCAATTTGAAGACATGCCTAGTAATAGCAGCCATTGTCTGGATCCTGGGATTCCTCATACCAGCCTCATCAGTTACTTTGGCTTCGTTTTTGCCATATTGTGCCTCTAACCGAATTCTTCACTGTTTCTGTGATTACCCAGCTGTTGTATCCCTGGCCTGTGCAGACATTACTGATCATGCAAATGGAGCTCTGGGAGTCGCTATGCTCGCTATTTATGTGCCTTTCGTCTTTGTACTTTGGTCTTATTTTAGGATTGTGCTTTCTGTTCTAAAACTTAAAACAGCAGAGAGTCGTGCAAAGGCCTTCTCCATGTGCTCCTCACATTTGATTGTGGTGCTGCTTTATTATAGTTCTACAGCGATTGTATACATAGGCTTAAGAATCAACAATATCTCATATGATGGACGCATTTTCATCGGTGGATTGAATTATTTTCTAATACCAATGGTGAACCCAATGATCTACAGTTTACGAAATGAAAAGATGAAGGAAGCAgctaaaaaatatatgaaatttcAGTTTCTTATTTCAAAAAAACCTAAAAATGGCATCAATAGCATAAGATAA